tttgcagTTGATGAATAAAATGAACCTATTTGTGTCATTCAAGAAAAAATTTCCAAGTCAGTTGACAGGTGAACACTTTTGTGATTGAAATCATGGCTCATTTAAATTGTTGAATATTttcacacaagaaaaaaaattatgattttattAATTCACACCAGTAAAACAGACTTAAGGAAACTCATTCTATTGCTGTCATCCTTCTGTGCTTAAACAGCTTTCCAGAAATGAAATTGATGGTCTGATCTACTTTCCCAAAAAGTGGATGattaaagaaaatcatttaatTTCAACCTTTATGACTTAACATTTTTCAGTTCATTCTTCTCAATTATTATGGAGTGTGAGTGAAAAACTACTAGAGGAAACTATTAAAATGTAGTGCAAAGGAATACTAAAAATTACAagatttcagtttcagttcagagACAGAACTAGAAAGATGTCACTCTCGCTTATTAGAAATTAGAGAAGTTAAAAACATATATTCACTTAGTATTTATCTCTTATTCAGTTTTGAACTTAAAACATTATTgctaaaataaacatatttgcaTTACAGCACATAATATTTGTATGTGTGGTACtgtgatttataaaataaaaataaatatttggtctTTATACCCTTTTCCAACACAGAACTCCTAAATTCCTTTGCATTTCCTAAGTGAGGTGAATGATAAAGCtatcttttgttatgttaatgaggagAGTtgtgaccccccacccccaaggatGGAGCTGGTTGCCAGAAGAATGAACCTAGTGATTAGAGTTGGAAACTTCAGTTCCCCTACCCCTACCAGACACTGCCAGCAAGCAGGGAGGAGCTGCAGGTTGAATCAATAACCAATGGTTGAATTAATCATGCCTATGTTATGAAGTCTCCATAGAAGCTGAGAAAGAAAGGGTTTGGGGGCATTTCTGTAAGACTGAGTCCTTAAACTGGAATCTGTTGCTATATATGGGTTGTTAGCATCAGAAATGAGTTGAACTGAGTTGGCCACATAATCAGAGGGGTTAGCAGCTCTCAGCAGCAAAAAGAGTGGGCAGCTGAAGAGATCTGTCTTCAGCTGGGACTTCCCAAACTGGTACATGTcttataatataatttttatcaaaGAAGCACTGGAGTAGCGCCCATGAAAATAAAGGTTGAGAGAGAAGATTACTGCGTCTGAGAATGGAAGAGGGGACGGAATTAAGGACAGTTTGGGGGGATCACCGttgagagaagaaaagggaagatggCTGGAGGTACAGGTAATTTTGAtgcaaaaatcaaagaaattttattcctcgtattttttactATACATTAAGAAATGAGATTATCAGTGAGAATGAGATAATGTGGTCAGGAGCTTAGTTATCTTGGGAGAGTAAAGCTAAGTAGAaatattttttgttctatttagaaaagtaattttttaacctAATAAAATGGCCGTAGTTAGAGAAACAGCTAGTTCTCAGTCCTGTAAATAAATGAGAGATATAGTATGTGAGCATAATTTCTTACAGGTCTACTTACATGCACCTTAGGGATATCAGTTTTGGTTTGTGTTTTCACTTGCTCTGTGTCCTTCTAAGTTCCCACAGTAACCACCAAACTTTTTATTCTCACGTCTCTTATCCACAGTAATGGGTAGCAGACTGTGGAAACCAAACACCAAAGTTAAAGCAGAAATTGCCACTCCATAATCATTTACTTTTCAAAGGCTTAGCCAAGCAGTCCTGTACCACAATCAGCAATAAAAATGTTCAAGATTGATGGCCTTAATTATGAAAGCAGTACAGAGGACCTTGGACAAGTGAAGAATGCCATAGTGTTTTTCAAGTAAAGCAAAAGGGTATTTTCAAATCAAACTTCATTCAACTCATTTAAGAAGTTTCTTCCAAAACAAGTACCTTCAGAAACAAAAATCACAGAATGGTATCTTCCTGATTTTTTGTATACTTAATAAATactggtaaaaatatttttatgagctagccttgatattttattttataaagtgtATTTGTGGGAGAGTACCAAATTGTCTAATAATGAACCATCATGGTAGGActtgcctttgtttttttttttattttttatttttatgcagtATACATTTTATTACTTTGTACTAATGCATTCATATTACAAAGGCAACTTAATGGAAGAATGTTTCTTTTGATATTTGAATAATCCAAAAGAACACAAACAGAACTGCACATTAAAAAACTCATTTCAATAACAGAAGACAAgttcaacaataacaacaacaaatcttccTTTCTTACAGGTAGACATCGAAGTGGATTTAATTCGGTTTTCTTTATAACAGCCTCCAAAGACAAAAGCAGcttaaaatctaattaaaatgaataaaaaatttgtttattaaaCTACTGGTCTTCAGcaccattttctgttttctgttgttttgatgGAGGTTCTTCTTCGTCTCTTTCTTCTCGTGCTCTTTTTACTGCTCCAGATGCACCATTTGCATCACGTTCATCATCACTATCAAATTTAGTTTTCTTGCCCTGAAACTGTACTCTTCCTTTAGCAGACCCAGCCTGGGcagctttattttcctttccttttcctttaaatcTGCGACCTTTTGACTTCCATTTGTTTAGAGATTCTTGTTGATCTTCTATTGTTTTTTTCAGTGCTTCTTTTTCCACATCTCCTTCTAATACTTCCCAGGTGACTTCTTTGTTCCTTAGTTGTAGGTTACCATTATTGGCCTCTTTTGCTTTATCCAGTGCTTCCttagctttttctttaaaaagaattattcccTCTTTGGCTCCTCTGACAAAGtgtatccattttatttcacCATGATTTGAGAAAAGGGTGTGCAAATCTTCTCTACACGTCTGATCATCTAAGTCTCCTGAAAATTTCAGCAAGCAGCCAATCTTTTCTTCTAGAGATTTCTGTAAAAATATACAAGGCATTTCAGCACTTTCTgctagcttttgtttttcttcttgctcTTGTTTAGCTCTTAATTTAgcttccattttattttgctttctttcttcattttttttggtgAAGTAATCTTCCCTGAAAAGTATTAGCAGGTCTGTGTCTTTGTACTTCTGGCCAGGGGTTTCGACAGACTTTTTAGCTGATTCAATACTATCAAATACAGCAAATATTGAACCCTTAAATGCTTTGTGCAACGTTCTTCTCATCTGAATATTTAGCACTTGACCTTTATCTTCCAACCATTCTTTTATGTCATCAAGAGCTGCATCAGTTGGGAAGCCTTTAATATAAACAGATCTGTTTTTTACATCATTTTTATACTCATCAGTCACTTCAGGGAGGGGTTTGCTGGGAGATGAGAGGAGTGTAGACGCTGCTGGGGATCGTGTGGCACGTCTCTGTGGGGCCAGGAACTGCAAGATAGCCAGAATGGCTGAAAATGGTGATAATGAAAAAAATGGCTGCTCTGGAGGCCAAAATCTGTCATCAAATTGAGTATTATTTTGGAGACTTCAATTTGCCATGAGacaaatttttaaaggaacagaTCAAACTGGATGAAGGCTGGGTTCCTTTGAAGATAATGATAAAGTTTAATAGGTTAAACCGTTTAACGACAGACTTTAATGTAATAGTAGAGGCCCTGAGCAAATCAAAGGCAGAACTCATGGAAATAAGTGAagataaaactaaaattagaagGACTTGCCTTTGAAAAGCTCAACTGTGGCTATTTAAATGAATGATTTCCAAAGTGATATACTTATACCTATGTGAAATTATAAAACCATGATTGAggcataaaaaaaagaaattataagttttatgcatgtatacatatatatgctctatattttatatatgtaaatatatacaatctacaaagaaaaaacaagcttTTGTAACGTACACTATATAGATTCCATCTCGCACCATCATCTGGTCCTAATGTATCAGTGACCTGATGGGAATAACATGGTGCACAGAGGGTGAGCCTGGCCTCTGAGGGACTTTTTCA
This window of the Dama dama isolate Ldn47 chromosome 27, ASM3311817v1, whole genome shotgun sequence genome carries:
- the LOC133047602 gene encoding lupus La protein homolog, translated to MINRRRGKITSLYPWQGCRAKASLFSRKAAPKRSSPSGLQVIRCGHYNSRSSLVKSAAIQPYEKVLFPCGLTGSQQSFAPTLSESGPVWVLSRNQSEPDSGRATKPGPGSEGRDVRRPPQGARPQLRGSAAKRLEGCQGGDAFIEKVRNQGRNVIGCSQKPSWLFVIGFSFCGSVEEAEIEKFLAPQRRATRSPAASTLLSSPSKPLPEVTDEYKNDVKNRSVYIKGFPTDAALDDIKEWLEDKGQVLNIQMRRTLHKAFKGSIFAVFDSIESAKKSVETPGQKYKDTDLLILFREDYFTKKNEERKQNKMEAKLRAKQEQEEKQKLAESAEMPCIFLQKSLEEKIGCLLKFSGDLDDQTCREDLHTLFSNHGEIKWIHFVRGAKEGIILFKEKAKEALDKAKEANNGNLQLRNKEVTWEVLEGDVEKEALKKTIEDQQESLNKWKSKGRRFKGKGKENKAAQAGSAKGRVQFQGKKTKFDSDDERDANGASGAVKRAREERDEEEPPSKQQKTENGAEDQ